One part of the Raphanus sativus cultivar WK10039 chromosome 7, ASM80110v3, whole genome shotgun sequence genome encodes these proteins:
- the LOC108814295 gene encoding probable magnesium transporter NIPA9 yields MWESICLTLAATAGNNIGKVLQKKGTIILPPLSLKLKVIRAYAVNKPWALGFLMDIFGALLMLRALSLAPVSVVQPVSGCGLAILSVFSHFYLKEVMNVFDWIGITVAGIGTIGVGAGGEEQKASLISVFQLLWLALVVAFLFVLLNAWLHIYKRQRREQELMEYEVVEEIIYGLESGVLFGMASVVSKMGFVFVEQGFSAMFIPMCISISICCSGTGFFYQTRGLKHGRAIVVSTCAAVASIVTGVVAGMFALGEKLPTSPSGRLLLLFGWLLIMLGVVLLVTSSRLIRHLPRSFRRSRQTSVERGFNMRRTASSSHTPKDTNPSAVIQAATLHHLLSSASKDKD; encoded by the exons ATGTGGGAATCAATATGCCTGACGCTTGCAGCCACCGCCGGTAACAATATCGGCAAAGTTCTACAGAAGAAGGGCACTATCATCCTCCCTCCTCTCTCCCTCAAGCttaag gtgATAAGAGCATATGCTGTTAACAAACCATGGGCGTTAGGTTTCCTCATGGACATTTTTGGGGCTTTGTTGATGCTCAGAGCTCTTTCACTTGCTCCT GTGTCTGTTGTTCAGCCAGTCTCTGGATGTGGACTTGCCATTCTTTCTGTCTTTTCTCATTTTTATCTCAAGGAAGTCATGAATGTTTTTGACTGGATTGGGATCACCGTCGCTGGCATTGGCACCATAG GAGTTGGTGCTGGTGGTGAGGAGCAAAAAGCATCTTTGATATCTGTCTTCCAGTTACTCTGGCTGGCTCTTGTTGTTGCCTTCTTGTTT GTACTACTAAATGCGTGGCTTCATATCTATAAACGCCAGCGCAGGGAGCAGGAGCTG ATGGAATATGAAGTGGTGGAAGAAATCATATATGGCTTGGAATCTGGTGTTTTATTCGg GATGGCATCTGTAGTATCAAAGATGGGTTTTGTATTCGTGGAGCAGGGGTTTTCTGCAATGTTCATTCCCATGTGCATCTCCATTAGTATATGCTGCAGCGGAACAGGATTTTTCTACCAG ACTCGGGGACTAAAACACGGTAGAGCAATTGTAGTATCCACTTGCGCTGCTGTGGCATCAATTGTAACAGGTGTGGTTGCTGGAATGTTTGCTCTTGGTGAGAAATTGCCCACTTCACCATCTGGTCGACTTTTACTTCTCTTCGGATG GTTACTTATAATGCTAGGTGTTGTATTACTGGTGACTTCATCTCGACTTATCAGACATCTTCCAAGGTCATTCCGGCGTTCCAGACAGACGAGTGTAGAAAGAGGTTTCAACATGAGGCGGACAGCATCATCATCACACACGCCAAAGGATACAAACCCAAGTGCGGTTATCCAAGCAGCGACATTGCACCATCTCTTATCATCCGCATCAAAAGACAAAGACTAA